The sequence below is a genomic window from Streptomyces sp. NBC_00289.
GGAGGTCGGCGACACGGTCGAGGACTTCTCGCTGCCCGACGAGACCGGCACCGGCCGCAGTCTGTCCGAGCTCCTCGCCGAAGGGCCGGTCGTGCTGTTCTTCTACCCGGCTGCCCTGACGGCGGGCTGCACCGCGGAGGCCTGTCACTTCCGCGACCTCGCCGCCGAGTTCGCCGCGGTCGGCGCGCGCCCCGTCGGTGTCAGCGGGGACGCCGTCGAGCGCCAGCAGGAGTTCGCCGGACAGCACAACCTCGGCATACCGCTGCTGTCCGACGCCGACGGCGCGGTCCGTGAGCGGTTCGGCGTGAAGCGGGGCTTCTCCCTGGCACCGACCAAGCGGGTCACCTTCGTGATCGCGCAGGACCGGACGGTCCTCGAGGTCGTCCGCAGCGAACTGCGGATGAACACGCACGCCGACCGGGCCCTCGCCGCCCTGCGAGCCCACCGGAAGTGACCCGCGGGCACCGAAGGCCGCACCGCGGTTGATGCGGTGCGGCAAAAGGACCATTCTGGACGATATGGAGCACGTCTCCGCTGCGGCGGTCATCGATGGCCGGGGCATGGTGACGGGGTGGAGCGAGGGTGCCCGGCAGCTGACGGGATACGCGGCAGAGGAGGCCGTGGGGCGGGCGGCGCGGGAACTGCTCGCCCATGACCCGTCTCCGGACGTCCTGGCGGCGCTGGAGGGCGCCGTCGTGCTGCGGCACCAGGACGGATCCCCCGTCCCGGTCACCCTGAAAGCCTGCGCGGTGCTGGGCCGGGACGACGAGCCGGGTGGATACGTGGTCACCACCGAACGCCCGCGCGAAGCGGCACCCGCCCTGGGCGCGCGGGCCTTCGAGCAGGCCTCCATGTCGATGTCGATCTTTGACACCGAGCAGCGCTATCTGCGCCTTAACGATGTGGCCTGCCGGGTGATGGGCGTGCCGGAGGAGACCCTGCTCGGCAGGCCCTTCCCGGAGACCGTCGAGGACGCCGAGCACAGCCGCGGCTTCCTGAGCAACCTGCGCCAGGTGGCCGAGACGGGCCGGCCCGTCCACTACGAGAGCTTCACCGGCGCGCCCTCCAGCAACCGCGAGCACGCCTGGAACATCGAGATGTGGCCGGTACGCGACGACACCGGAGACGTGGCCGGGGTCGCGCTGGCGGCGTTCGACAGCAGCGGGCAGTACTGGGCCCGGCAGCGTCTGGCGCTGCTCAACGAGGCGGCGGCCGCCATCGGCACCAGCCTGGACGTGGTGCGCACCGCCGAGGAACTCGTGGAACTGCTGGTGCCCCGGTACGCCGACTTCGCCAGCGTGGACCTGCTCGACTGGGTCCTGGGCGCCGACGAACCCCCGCCCGTCCCGGCGGACGGCGAGATCGTCCTGCGGCGCGTCGCCCACGGCTCCGCCACCGAGGGCACACCGGAGGCCGCCGTGCACCTGGGCGAGGCGGACGTCTACCCGGTGTTCTCGCCGCCCGCCAAGGCCCTGCTCCAGGGACGGGCGGTGCTCGGCCAGGCGGGCGAGCCCGACTTCATGCGCTGGGTCGCCGAGCGCAACGCGAAAGCCCCCGCGGGCCGCTCCTACCGCACCGGTGTGCACTCGATGCTCGCGGTGCCGTTGCGGGCCCGCGGCACCACCCTCGGCGTCGCGGTGGGCGTCCGCATCGCCCACCCGGACGCCTACGTCGCGGACGACACCGTCCTGGCCGAGGAACTCGCCAGCCGCGCAGCCGTCTGCGTGGACAACGCCCGCCGCTTCGCCCGTGAGCGGACCACCGCGCTGGCCCTGCAGCACAGCCTGCTGCCGCGGGGACTGCCCGGACAGGCGGCGGTCGAGGTGGCCCACCGCTACCTGCCCAGCGGATCCCTCGCGGGCATCGGCGGCGACTGGTTCGACGTCATCCCGCTGTCC
It includes:
- a CDS encoding peroxiredoxin, translating into MSGRVEVGDTVEDFSLPDETGTGRSLSELLAEGPVVLFFYPAALTAGCTAEACHFRDLAAEFAAVGARPVGVSGDAVERQQEFAGQHNLGIPLLSDADGAVRERFGVKRGFSLAPTKRVTFVIAQDRTVLEVVRSELRMNTHADRALAALRAHRK
- a CDS encoding SpoIIE family protein phosphatase, with product MEHVSAAAVIDGRGMVTGWSEGARQLTGYAAEEAVGRAARELLAHDPSPDVLAALEGAVVLRHQDGSPVPVTLKACAVLGRDDEPGGYVVTTERPREAAPALGARAFEQASMSMSIFDTEQRYLRLNDVACRVMGVPEETLLGRPFPETVEDAEHSRGFLSNLRQVAETGRPVHYESFTGAPSSNREHAWNIEMWPVRDDTGDVAGVALAAFDSSGQYWARQRLALLNEAAAAIGTSLDVVRTAEELVELLVPRYADFASVDLLDWVLGADEPPPVPADGEIVLRRVAHGSATEGTPEAAVHLGEADVYPVFSPPAKALLQGRAVLGQAGEPDFMRWVAERNAKAPAGRSYRTGVHSMLAVPLRARGTTLGVAVGVRIAHPDAYVADDTVLAEELASRAAVCVDNARRFARERTTALALQHSLLPRGLPGQAAVEVAHRYLPSGSLAGIGGDWFDVIPLSGSRVALVVGDVVGHGIPSSATMGRLCTAVRTLADVDLPPDELLTHLDDLVTHLAAYENGEDVAELGATCLYAVYDPVARRLTLAAAGHPAPALVLPDGTARLVAMTPGPPLGVGGLPFEATELELPEGAVVALYTDGLIEDRDRDVDRATDELCRSLTAPAESLDALCDTVLKAVLPEEPSDDVALLLARTRVLGADRVATWDVAPDPADVAPTRQAATERLTAWGLDEAAFVTELVVSELVTNAIRYGEPPIQLRLIRDRTLICEVSDGSSTSPHLRRAHAFDEGGRGLLLVAQLTQRWGSRQTGRGKTIWAEQTLPD